The following proteins come from a genomic window of Astatotilapia calliptera chromosome 11, fAstCal1.2, whole genome shotgun sequence:
- the LOC113032403 gene encoding cysteine-rich venom protein, with protein sequence MDLYKEAEESANSPHRPEDLGAEKMLAFLIYIVAVHQVHSACVLVSVCPQNAMVQAEIVDVHNAFRRAVQPSASDMLIMSYSEEVAASAQAWVDQCILDHGAPSTRLLNGYHLGENLFYSSSLKSWTDVINAWHSEVEHYNYPTGSTNGKSIGHYTQVIWNSSYKVGCGATLCPNNIYYYGCHYYRAGNFRRWAPYTPGSPCGSCPNNCVDKLCNNPCPYIDHYINCPILKNTTGCSNELVKAWCPASCTCTTEIIPIG encoded by the exons ATGGATCTATATAAGGAGGCAGAGGAAAGTGCCAACTCACCTCATCGTCCTGAGGACTTAGGAGCAG aGAAAATGCTAGCATTCCTCATTTACATCGTGGCAGTGCATCAGGTGCACTCAGCATGTGTTTTGGTGA GCGTTTGCCCACAAAATGCAATGGTTCAGGCTGAGATCGTAGACGTGCACAATGCGTTCAGGAGAGCGGTTCAGCCTTCGGCGTCTGACATGCTGATAATG agCTATAGTGAGGAGGTAGCAGCCAGTGCTCAGGCTTGGGTTGATCAGTGTATTCTGGATCATGGAGCACCCAGCACCCGCCTGCTCAATG GATATCACTTGGGCGAGAATCTGTTCTATTCATCTTCTCTTAAGTCGTGGACTGATGTCATCAATGCGTGGCATAGTGAGGTAGAACACTACAATTACCCCACTGGATCCACCAATGGAAAATCTATTGGTCACTATACACAG GTCATATGGAACAGCTCATACAAAGTTGGCTGTGGAGCAACGCTGTGCCCTAACAACATCTATTACTATGGCTGCCATTATTATCGCGC aGGAAACTTCAGGCGATGGGCGCCTTACACACCGGGATCTCCATGTGGCTCCTGTCCTAACAACTGTGTGGACAAACTCTGCA acAACCCCTGTCCATATATAGACCATTACATCAACTGTCCAATCTTGAAAAACACCACTGGATGCAGTAATGAGCTGGTGAAGGCTTGGTGCCCTGCTTCATGCACATGCACCACCGAGATCATTCCAATAGGCTAA